The Flavobacterium commune genome contains a region encoding:
- a CDS encoding RHS repeat-associated core domain-containing protein, protein MVVSYNYKYNGKELQDELGLNMTAMDFRQYDMAIGRFNSIDALSEMSFSTSPFAFARNNPIFWMDPSGLLSQEFINSLWNNSNNSSGKTVWTNTGGSFYSDNIGNGKAGSVDNTTNEFTGHDALSEVTITKNNRGDASYLGQLQSHVYSTGKFYSSWRSQQRAKKWSDLGQGLQDIGDGIAVAGYALTATGIFAEVGVPLAGIGNTISLSGTAISTTVATVQAFNGNDLSKNGFKIAKAAAVYGAGKVAEHYLNKVPGLEPTLKNVDGEEVMNLGNKILQQNVSLKIMGIDRYIDAKTEKE, encoded by the coding sequence ATTGTTGTTAGTTATAATTATAAGTATAACGGAAAAGAACTCCAAGACGAGCTGGGGCTTAATATGACAGCAATGGACTTCCGTCAATATGATATGGCAATTGGTCGTTTTAATTCGATAGACGCTTTGTCTGAAATGAGTTTTTCAACCTCTCCTTTTGCTTTCGCCAGAAATAATCCAATTTTTTGGATGGATCCAAGCGGATTGCTTTCACAAGAATTTATAAATTCTCTCTGGAACAATAGTAACAATAGTAGCGGTAAAACAGTTTGGACCAATACAGGTGGTAGCTTTTACTCTGATAATATCGGTAACGGTAAAGCAGGAAGTGTAGATAATACTACAAATGAATTCACAGGTCATGATGCTTTAAGTGAAGTTACAATTACAAAAAATAATCGCGGTGACGCATCTTATTTAGGACAGCTACAATCTCACGTTTATAGTACAGGTAAATTTTATAGTAGCTGGAGAAGTCAACAAAGAGCAAAGAAATGGAGTGATTTAGGTCAAGGATTACAAGATATAGGAGATGGTATAGCTGTTGCCGGATACGCCTTGACAGCCACAGGAATTTTTGCAGAAGTTGGCGTGCCTCTTGCAGGTATTGGAAATACTATTTCTCTTAGTGGAACTGCTATATCAACAACAGTAGCTACAGTACAGGCATTTAACGGAAATGATCTTTCTAAAAATGGATTTAAAATTGCAAAAGCTGCTGCTGTTTACGGAGCTGGAAAGGTTGCGGAACATTATCTAAATAAAGTGCCAGGATTAGAACCCACTTTAAAGAATGTTGATGGAGAAGAAGTAATGAATTTAGGTAATAAAATTTTACAACAAAATGTAAGTCTTAAAATTATGGGAATAGATAGGTATATCGATGCAAAAACAGAAAAGGAATAA
- a CDS encoding type II toxin-antitoxin system RelE/ParE family toxin, translated as MGVIVSPIASQNIEDAVEYYIYKASKKVALDFLKDYRKTYKALQTNPFYQFHDNNYRFLPFGKFPYISFFIVDEPSKTVFLNAVFHTSQDPDKYPVR; from the coding sequence GTGGGAGTTATTGTTTCGCCCATTGCTTCCCAAAACATTGAAGATGCCGTTGAATATTACATTTACAAAGCCAGTAAAAAAGTAGCTCTTGATTTTTTGAAAGATTATAGAAAAACATATAAAGCACTACAAACAAACCCTTTTTACCAGTTTCACGATAACAATTATCGATTTCTGCCTTTTGGCAAATTTCCTTACATCTCCTTTTTTATTGTGGATGAACCCAGTAAAACTGTTTTCTTAAACGCTGTATTTCATACTTCACAAGATCCTGATAAATATCCTGTTAGATAA
- a CDS encoding SPOR domain-containing protein: MRILTIQNSIFYIAYLSILSLKVSAQETKINIQQNPKFEQLLSEKRKINSSIAVNERYKIQVFSGVSEKAKKTLSDCKQNFTHLDGTIVFNTPNYKVWIGNFKSRIEAERNLIEIKKSYPNAFLIKPKK, encoded by the coding sequence ATGAGAATTTTAACTATTCAAAACAGCATTTTCTACATTGCCTATCTAAGTATTTTAAGCCTAAAAGTATCCGCTCAGGAAACAAAAATTAACATTCAGCAAAATCCTAAATTCGAACAACTGCTAAGCGAAAAAAGAAAAATCAACTCCTCAATAGCTGTAAATGAACGATATAAAATTCAGGTTTTTAGTGGCGTTAGCGAAAAAGCAAAAAAGACCTTAAGCGACTGCAAACAAAATTTCACCCATTTAGACGGAACTATCGTGTTCAACACACCTAATTACAAAGTTTGGATAGGGAATTTTAAAAGCCGCATTGAAGCTGAACGAAATTTAATCGAAATCAAAAAAAGCTATCCCAACGCTTTTTTAATTAAGCCTAAAAAATAA
- a CDS encoding c-type cytochrome produces the protein MKKVGNHNSNSRKMFLSLAMMLAFSFSSFAQDAAPAAPTEAAPAAATAGGDPVKGKALFNSNCAACHKLDAKSTGPALRGVADKHDAEWLYKWIHNSSDMIKSGDAAAVKLFEENNKAVMTSFPQLSNEDIDNIIAYTSEPKAEPAAGAATGAATPPGTDVSGGNSNNMILGVLALVLVVLVVMLFMVNNVLRKVAKANGIEVAAKAESTPIWKAFVKNQFLVLVSCIFLLLASGYFVYGYFMQVGVDQDYAPIQPIHYSHKIHAGDNEINCKYCHSAARVSKNAGIPSLNVCMNCHKNISEVAETTATPEYSKAFYDAQIQKLYDAVGWDKTTQSYTGKTQPVKWVRIHNLPDFVYFNHSQHVTVGGIECQTCHGPVETYEIQKQFAPLTMGWCIDCHRKTDVKMEGNGYYTKIHEELSKKYGVDKLTEAQMGGLECGKCHY, from the coding sequence ATGAAAAAGGTGGGTAACCATAATTCGAACTCAAGGAAAATGTTTTTAAGTTTAGCGATGATGCTGGCTTTTTCCTTCTCTTCATTTGCGCAAGATGCTGCTCCTGCAGCTCCAACCGAGGCTGCTCCTGCAGCTGCTACTGCCGGTGGTGATCCGGTAAAAGGTAAGGCGCTTTTTAATTCTAATTGTGCTGCTTGTCATAAGCTTGATGCTAAGTCAACAGGGCCTGCTTTGAGAGGGGTTGCTGATAAACATGATGCAGAATGGCTTTACAAGTGGATTCATAACAGTTCTGACATGATTAAGTCAGGTGATGCTGCTGCGGTTAAGTTGTTTGAAGAAAACAATAAGGCAGTAATGACATCTTTCCCTCAGTTGTCTAATGAGGATATTGATAATATTATAGCATATACTTCTGAACCAAAAGCTGAGCCTGCTGCGGGTGCTGCTACAGGCGCTGCAACTCCTCCGGGAACTGATGTTAGTGGAGGTAACTCTAATAATATGATATTAGGAGTACTTGCGTTGGTTTTAGTGGTTTTAGTAGTGATGTTGTTTATGGTAAACAATGTCTTGAGAAAAGTTGCTAAAGCAAATGGAATTGAAGTAGCTGCTAAGGCTGAAAGTACTCCAATATGGAAGGCTTTTGTTAAAAATCAATTTTTAGTATTGGTTTCTTGTATTTTCTTGTTACTTGCTAGTGGTTATTTTGTGTATGGTTATTTCATGCAGGTAGGTGTTGATCAAGATTATGCTCCGATTCAGCCAATACATTATTCTCATAAAATTCACGCTGGTGATAATGAGATTAACTGTAAATATTGTCACTCTGCTGCCAGAGTAAGTAAAAATGCTGGTATCCCTTCTTTAAATGTTTGTATGAACTGTCATAAGAATATTTCAGAAGTTGCTGAAACTACCGCTACTCCGGAATACAGCAAAGCTTTCTATGATGCTCAAATTCAAAAATTATACGATGCTGTAGGTTGGGATAAAACAACTCAGTCTTATACTGGAAAAACACAGCCGGTTAAATGGGTTCGTATCCATAATTTACCTGATTTTGTTTATTTCAATCACTCACAACACGTAACTGTTGGTGGAATTGAATGTCAAACATGTCACGGTCCTGTTGAGACTTATGAAATTCAAAAACAATTTGCTCCATTAACTATGGGTTGGTGTATTGATTGCCACAGAAAAACTGATGTTAAAATGGAAGGAAATGGGTATTATACTAAGATACATGAAGAACTTTCTAAGAAATATG